TATTATTAACAAGAAAATAAAGAGTTTGATAGGTCAAAATGTCTTATTAACAACATTATCAGTTGAAGAATACAAAAAAGAAACAAAAATTTTACAAGCGAAGAAAAATAAAGAAAATACAGACTATAAATTTAGTTTTGAAACTTTTGTTCAAGGTGATAGCAACACTCAAGCTTTTACAGCGGCTAAAACCGTCGTAAAAGCCCCCGGAATGTTTAATCCGTTATTTATTTATGGTGATTCTGGACTGGGGAAAACTCACCTTTTAAAGGCTATAAAACATGAACTGAAAGGAAAAAACAGCGATTTAAATTGTATTTATGTAAATTCTGATGATTTTGGTAGACAAGTTGTTGATGTAATTAGAGAAGGACATGAAAAAATCGAAAACTTTAAAAGAAAATACACTGAAGCAGATATTTTATTAATAGATGATGTGCAATTTTTAGCAAAAAAAGAAAAAACTAATGAATTTTTATTCACTATTTTTAATCACTATATCGAAAACGGAAAACAATTGGTGTTTTCTTCTGATAAAGTACCAGATCAATTAAACGGGTTTGATGCAAGATTGATAACAAGATTCAACCTTGGATTAACCGCACCACTGAATGCTTTAGATTTTTTAACAGCATTATCAATAGTGGAGGTTGAATTAGAAGAAAATAATCTAAAAGATAAAATAGCCGATGATGCAAAAGAATATATTTCTAAATATTTTGCAAATGATGTTAGAAAAATAAAGGGTTCAATTGCTAAAATTAATTTTTGAATCATGACTAATAACACAGGTAAAATCGTTGATATGAGTGTTGTTACAGAATTGTTTAAAGACATTCCGACATCAAATTTAGGAATATTAAATGTAAAAAAAATTAAAGAGGCTGTTGCTGAAAAATATGGTATTTCAATTAAGTTGATGGAAGGTAAAGCTAGAGTTCAAAACATTGTTAACGCAAGACATGTTGCAATGTACTTAACAAAAGATATTTTGGATCATAGTTTAGCGCAAATCGGGACAGAGTTCGGTGGTAAAGATCACTCTACAGTAATTTCAGCACTTAAAAAAATTCAAGCAGAAATCGCTAAAAACAAAGAGTTTAAGAAAATTATAGAAATATTAAAATCAAAAATCTTGAGCAAATAAAATTAACGAGGTTTTTATGTTGATTGTTGTGTGTTATTTTTTTATTTTTTATATAAAAACGCTTAATTTATCTGTTTATAAAGAATTTATAAACATTTTAACAATGTAATAATAATGATAAATAGATATAAATAAATAATAATCATTTTTTTGAAACATCATTCAATAGTAATTGTTGTTATTTTATAAGATAATATTAATAATAACTGAGGTACACTAAATGCAATTATCGATAAACAGAAGTATATTTTTAGAAGAATTAAGTAAAGCTAATAAAATAATTGATGTGAGAAGTGTTGTTCCTTTATTGGGTGGGATATTAATTGAAGTTGACGTAGATAAAATGACGATTATTTCATCTAGCGGAACACTTTCTTATAAATCTGTTCTAAATCAACAAAATTCTGATTTAGAAATAAAAGAAATAGGAAGAATATTAATAAAATCTAAACACATTCTTGATATGTTAAGAAAAATTGAAGACGATTTTATAGATCTTACATCTATTGAAAACAATGAATTAAGAATTAGTACAAAAAATATTGAATTTAATATTAATATTTTAGATTCTGAAGAATATCCTTTAATCGGTTTTAGAGAAAAAGGTGTAAAAATAAATATTGATCCAAAAAGTTTAAAACAAGCTTTAAATCAAACAACAATTTCGATTTATGAATGAAACAAAAAAATCGCTTTAACTGGTGCTAATTTTAAAACAGAAGAAAACAATTTAATTATTTCTACAACGGATATGCACAGAATTAGTTATAAGAAAATATATTTACAAAATCAAAATGTTGAAGATATAAATATAATAATTCCTTATAAAACAATAATTGAATTACCTAAATTTATCGAAGGCGCTAAAAACATTGAATTAGTTGCAAGTGAAGGTTATGCATCATTTATAATAGATAATTCGATTTTTCAATCAAATTTAATTGATGGACAATATCCAAAAGTTGAAGGGGTTTTCCCGAAGGAATTTACAAACACAATCACAGTAGATTCTAGAAAATTTTTAAAAACATTGAGC
The sequence above is drawn from the Williamsoniiplasma somnilux genome and encodes:
- the dnaA gene encoding chromosomal replication initiator protein DnaA yields the protein MDGSTMIKDLQNWLSSSDEIDQQIYNDFLATAKFVENKENDYYIVVKSTFGAKMVDPFLPIINKKIKSLIGQNVLLTTLSVEEYKKETKILQAKKNKENTDYKFSFETFVQGDSNTQAFTAAKTVVKAPGMFNPLFIYGDSGLGKTHLLKAIKHELKGKNSDLNCIYVNSDDFGRQVVDVIREGHEKIENFKRKYTEADILLIDDVQFLAKKEKTNEFLFTIFNHYIENGKQLVFSSDKVPDQLNGFDARLITRFNLGLTAPLNALDFLTALSIVEVELEENNLKDKIADDAKEYISKYFANDVRKIKGSIAKINFWIMTNNTGKIVDMSVVTELFKDIPTSNLGILNVKKIKEAVAEKYGISIKLMEGKARVQNIVNARHVAMYLTKDILDHSLAQIGTEFGGKDHSTVISALKKIQAEIAKNKEFKKIIEILKSKILSK
- the dnaN gene encoding DNA polymerase III subunit beta, encoding MQLSINRSIFLEELSKANKIIDVRSVVPLLGGILIEVDVDKMTIISSSGTLSYKSVLNQQNSDLEIKEIGRILIKSKHILDMLRKIEDDFIDLTSIENNELRISTKNIEFNINILDSEEYPLIGFREKGVKINIDPKSLKQALNQTTISIYEWNKKIALTGANFKTEENNLIISTTDMHRISYKKIYLQNQNVEDINIIIPYKTIIELPKFIEGAKNIELVASEGYASFIIDNSIFQSNLIDGQYPKVEGVFPKEFTNTITVDSRKFLKTLSRADLPSDDGLAATINLKLTKEILFVRTNVAEIGNFEEEFKEFSIQGDGDLMINFNSKFLQEAIKTFEGEEIELKFVNSAKAVVINKKNEDNLKQVVLPTFLG